From Juglans regia cultivar Chandler chromosome 6, Walnut 2.0, whole genome shotgun sequence, the proteins below share one genomic window:
- the LOC108984686 gene encoding ubinuclein-2-like isoform X2, producing MEEEKAVGGGGGGGGVESSRASSSFVKAGDRQVFTVELRPGETTIVSWKKLLKDANKVNGSTSSSVPEPAANVHPALEPCIVPGQPTENEENDAAAPNRFSAVIEKIERLYMGKDSSDDEDLRNLPDDDQYDTEDSFIDDAELDEYFEVDNSAIKHDGFFVNRGKLERINESTVLPNQQPKKRRRKDLGKGHGGNDEFHASSKHVRKDKTAAANMKDSSSPSQNLAVTSEHFQDVKIQNQLGATGISSKKKSVDVDTKMIFDPSVSQKVSNGDASVSLAEVRDVDRQKTGVIQSRNLVDKLKEASASFEASQQKYLDNSDHVQSKSLSGRPSNNVDQLELSIRPKEKNGIREPSDNNFSVDKYAMQMTKSTTHRKDNTSARPKSSLEKAIRELEKMVAESRPPAIENQEADSSSQAVKRRLPREIKLKLAKVARLAASQGRISKELLNRLMSILGHLIQLRTLKRNLKVMISMGLSAKQEKDNRFQQRKKEVVDMIKMREQSKAFVQQAGASDDFQEFCSEEKGVFKKKFSMDAALEDKICDLYDLFVDGLDEDAGPQIRKLYAELAGLWPVGFMDNHGIKRAICKAKERRRALHSRHKDQEKIRRKKMLGPRIEETVRAEGNSIVQPQSMRERISSETGSHGLTSADRPVSSSTAAVRMQSPSTNGPLILDRIKQEKLKGTSSNSLDDARVSDGGMIKKKVKRKPELDLNETHYRPEKLPSQTGEERHKSLKQAALPGHKSNLQTTPPPNVEQSS from the exons ATGGAGGAAGAGAAGGCAGTtggtggtggcggtggcggTGGCGGTGTTGAGTCGTCGAGGGCTTCGTCGTCGTTCGTCAAGGCGGGAGACCGACAGGTTTTCACGGTGGAGCTCCGACCCGGAGAGACCACCATTGTATCGTGGAAGAAGCTTCTGAAAGACGCTAACAAGGTCAATGGATCTACCTCCTCCTCCGTTCCGGAGCCGGCCGCCAACGTCCACCCCGCTCTCGAGCCTTGCATCGTTCCG GGACAGCCAACTGAGAATGAAGAGAATGATGCAGCTGCTCCAAATCGTTTTAGTGCCGTCATTGAGAAGATTGAACGTCTCTACATG GGTAAGGATAGTAGTGATGACGAAGATTTACGCAATCTTCCTGATGATGATCAATATGATACGGAAGACTCTTTCATAGATGATGCTGAGCTG GATGAATATTTTGAAGTTGATAACTCAGCTATAAAACATGATGGGTTTTTTGTTAATAGGGGGAAGTTGGAACGCAT AAACGAATCTACTGTATTACCTAACCAGCAACCAAAGAAGAGGCGCAGAAAAGATTTGGGAAAGGGTCATGGTGGAAATGATGAATTTCATGCATCATCCAAACATGTAAGGAAGGACAAGACAGCAGCCGCAAATATGAAGGACTCTTCTAGTCCCTCACAAAATTTGGCTGTCACAAGTGAACATTTTCAAGATGTGAAAATCCAGAATCAATTGGGTGCTACTGGAATTTCTTCCAAAAAGAAATCTGTTGATGTTGATACCAAAATGATATTTGATCCCTCTGTATCTCAAAAAGTTTCTAATGGTGATGCTTCTGTATCTCTAGCTGAAGTAAGGGATGTTGATAGGCAGAAGACAGGAGTCATTCAATCTAGGAACCTTGTTGACAAATTGAAAGAAGCAAGTGCATCCTTTGAAGCTTCCCAGCAGAAATACCTTGACAATAGTGATCATGTACAATCTAAATCTCTATCTGGAAGGCCATCAAACAATGTTGATCAGTTGGAATTGTCAATTAGGCCGAAAGAAAAGAATGGCATCCGCGAACCATCTGACAACAATTTTTCTGTGGATAAGTATGCCATGCAAATGACA AAATCAACAACACATAGAAAGGATAATACTAGTGCTAGGCCAAAAAGTTCACTAGAAAAGGCTATCCGAGAGTTAGAGAAGATGGTTGCTGAAT CGAGGCCACCGGCTATTGAAAATCAAGAGGCAGATTCTTCATCCCAGGCAGTTAAAAGGAGATTACCTCGAGAAATAAAGCTGAAACTGGCAAAAGTTGCTAGACTAGCG GCAAGCCAAGGGAGAATATCCAAGGAGTTACTTAACCGCCTTATGAGCATTCTTGGACATCTAATTCAGCTCAGAACATTGAAG AGAAACTTGAAAGTCATGATTAGTATGGGTCTGTCAGCGAAACAGGAGAAAGATAATAGGTTTCAACAGAGAAAGAAGGAAGTAGTTGACATGATTAAAATGCGGGAGCAATCGAAG gCATTTGTGCAGCAAGCTGGAGCATCAGatgattttcaagaattttGTTCTGAAGAAAAAGGAgtctttaaaaagaaatttagtaTGGATGCTGCATTAGAAGACAAAATTTGTGATCTCTATGATCTTTTTGTTGAT GGGCTGGATGAAGATGCAGGTCCACAAATTAGGAAGTTATATGCAGAG CTTGCAGGATTGTGGCCAGTTGGTTTCATGGACAACCACGGGATCAAAAGAGCGATTTGCAAGGCAAAAGAGAGGCGGAGGGCACTGCATAGCAGACATAAG GATCAGGAAAAAATCAGAAGGAAGAAGATGCTGGGACCTAGAATAGAGGAGACTGTTCGAGCGGAGGGTAATTCAATTGTGCAGCCACAGTCTATGCGTGAGCGCATATCTTCAGAAACTGGCAGCCATGGTTTAACTTCAGCAGACAGGCCAGTTTCTAGTTCAACAGCAGCAGTCAGGATGCAGAGCCCCTCAACCAATGGTCCTCTTATTTTGGACAGGATAAAACAAGAGAAGTTAAAGGGAACCTCGAGCAATTCCCTGGATGATGCAAGGGTGTCTGATGGTGGAATGATAAAGAAGAAGGTAAAGCGGAAGCCAGAACTGGACCTAAACGAAACCCATTACCGACCCGAGAAGTTACCTTCTCAAACGGGAGAGGAGAGACACAAGTCCCTCAAGCAGGCTGCTCTTCCCGGCCATAAATCAAACCTTCAGACAACTCCTCCTCCAAACGTTGAGCAGTCAAGCTGA
- the LOC108984686 gene encoding ubinuclein-2-like isoform X1, which yields MEEEKAVGGGGGGGGVESSRASSSFVKAGDRQVFTVELRPGETTIVSWKKLLKDANKVNGSTSSSVPEPAANVHPALEPCIVPGQPTENEENDAAAPNRFSAVIEKIERLYMGKDSSDDEDLRNLPDDDQYDTEDSFIDDAELDEYFEVDNSAIKHDGFFVNRGKLERINESTVLPNQQPKKRRRKDLGKGHGGNDEFHASSKHVRKDKTAAANMKDSSSPSQNLAVTSEHFQDVKIQNQLGATGISSKKKSVDVDTKMIFDPSVSQKVSNGDASVSLAEVRDVDRQKTGVIQSRNLVDKLKEASASFEASQQKYLDNSDHVQSKSLSGRPSNNVDQLELSIRPKEKNGIREPSDNNFSVDKYAMQMTKSTTHRKDNTSARPKSSLEKAIRELEKMVAESRPPAIENQEADSSSQAVKRRLPREIKLKLAKVARLAQASQGRISKELLNRLMSILGHLIQLRTLKRNLKVMISMGLSAKQEKDNRFQQRKKEVVDMIKMREQSKAFVQQAGASDDFQEFCSEEKGVFKKKFSMDAALEDKICDLYDLFVDGLDEDAGPQIRKLYAELAGLWPVGFMDNHGIKRAICKAKERRRALHSRHKDQEKIRRKKMLGPRIEETVRAEGNSIVQPQSMRERISSETGSHGLTSADRPVSSSTAAVRMQSPSTNGPLILDRIKQEKLKGTSSNSLDDARVSDGGMIKKKVKRKPELDLNETHYRPEKLPSQTGEERHKSLKQAALPGHKSNLQTTPPPNVEQSS from the exons ATGGAGGAAGAGAAGGCAGTtggtggtggcggtggcggTGGCGGTGTTGAGTCGTCGAGGGCTTCGTCGTCGTTCGTCAAGGCGGGAGACCGACAGGTTTTCACGGTGGAGCTCCGACCCGGAGAGACCACCATTGTATCGTGGAAGAAGCTTCTGAAAGACGCTAACAAGGTCAATGGATCTACCTCCTCCTCCGTTCCGGAGCCGGCCGCCAACGTCCACCCCGCTCTCGAGCCTTGCATCGTTCCG GGACAGCCAACTGAGAATGAAGAGAATGATGCAGCTGCTCCAAATCGTTTTAGTGCCGTCATTGAGAAGATTGAACGTCTCTACATG GGTAAGGATAGTAGTGATGACGAAGATTTACGCAATCTTCCTGATGATGATCAATATGATACGGAAGACTCTTTCATAGATGATGCTGAGCTG GATGAATATTTTGAAGTTGATAACTCAGCTATAAAACATGATGGGTTTTTTGTTAATAGGGGGAAGTTGGAACGCAT AAACGAATCTACTGTATTACCTAACCAGCAACCAAAGAAGAGGCGCAGAAAAGATTTGGGAAAGGGTCATGGTGGAAATGATGAATTTCATGCATCATCCAAACATGTAAGGAAGGACAAGACAGCAGCCGCAAATATGAAGGACTCTTCTAGTCCCTCACAAAATTTGGCTGTCACAAGTGAACATTTTCAAGATGTGAAAATCCAGAATCAATTGGGTGCTACTGGAATTTCTTCCAAAAAGAAATCTGTTGATGTTGATACCAAAATGATATTTGATCCCTCTGTATCTCAAAAAGTTTCTAATGGTGATGCTTCTGTATCTCTAGCTGAAGTAAGGGATGTTGATAGGCAGAAGACAGGAGTCATTCAATCTAGGAACCTTGTTGACAAATTGAAAGAAGCAAGTGCATCCTTTGAAGCTTCCCAGCAGAAATACCTTGACAATAGTGATCATGTACAATCTAAATCTCTATCTGGAAGGCCATCAAACAATGTTGATCAGTTGGAATTGTCAATTAGGCCGAAAGAAAAGAATGGCATCCGCGAACCATCTGACAACAATTTTTCTGTGGATAAGTATGCCATGCAAATGACA AAATCAACAACACATAGAAAGGATAATACTAGTGCTAGGCCAAAAAGTTCACTAGAAAAGGCTATCCGAGAGTTAGAGAAGATGGTTGCTGAAT CGAGGCCACCGGCTATTGAAAATCAAGAGGCAGATTCTTCATCCCAGGCAGTTAAAAGGAGATTACCTCGAGAAATAAAGCTGAAACTGGCAAAAGTTGCTAGACTAGCG CAGGCAAGCCAAGGGAGAATATCCAAGGAGTTACTTAACCGCCTTATGAGCATTCTTGGACATCTAATTCAGCTCAGAACATTGAAG AGAAACTTGAAAGTCATGATTAGTATGGGTCTGTCAGCGAAACAGGAGAAAGATAATAGGTTTCAACAGAGAAAGAAGGAAGTAGTTGACATGATTAAAATGCGGGAGCAATCGAAG gCATTTGTGCAGCAAGCTGGAGCATCAGatgattttcaagaattttGTTCTGAAGAAAAAGGAgtctttaaaaagaaatttagtaTGGATGCTGCATTAGAAGACAAAATTTGTGATCTCTATGATCTTTTTGTTGAT GGGCTGGATGAAGATGCAGGTCCACAAATTAGGAAGTTATATGCAGAG CTTGCAGGATTGTGGCCAGTTGGTTTCATGGACAACCACGGGATCAAAAGAGCGATTTGCAAGGCAAAAGAGAGGCGGAGGGCACTGCATAGCAGACATAAG GATCAGGAAAAAATCAGAAGGAAGAAGATGCTGGGACCTAGAATAGAGGAGACTGTTCGAGCGGAGGGTAATTCAATTGTGCAGCCACAGTCTATGCGTGAGCGCATATCTTCAGAAACTGGCAGCCATGGTTTAACTTCAGCAGACAGGCCAGTTTCTAGTTCAACAGCAGCAGTCAGGATGCAGAGCCCCTCAACCAATGGTCCTCTTATTTTGGACAGGATAAAACAAGAGAAGTTAAAGGGAACCTCGAGCAATTCCCTGGATGATGCAAGGGTGTCTGATGGTGGAATGATAAAGAAGAAGGTAAAGCGGAAGCCAGAACTGGACCTAAACGAAACCCATTACCGACCCGAGAAGTTACCTTCTCAAACGGGAGAGGAGAGACACAAGTCCCTCAAGCAGGCTGCTCTTCCCGGCCATAAATCAAACCTTCAGACAACTCCTCCTCCAAACGTTGAGCAGTCAAGCTGA
- the LOC108984686 gene encoding ubinuclein-2-like isoform X3 yields MEEEKAVGGGGGGGGVESSRASSSFVKAGDRQVFTVELRPGETTIVSWKKLLKDANKVNGSTSSSVPEPAANVHPALEPCIVPPTENEENDAAAPNRFSAVIEKIERLYMGKDSSDDEDLRNLPDDDQYDTEDSFIDDAELDEYFEVDNSAIKHDGFFVNRGKLERINESTVLPNQQPKKRRRKDLGKGHGGNDEFHASSKHVRKDKTAAANMKDSSSPSQNLAVTSEHFQDVKIQNQLGATGISSKKKSVDVDTKMIFDPSVSQKVSNGDASVSLAEVRDVDRQKTGVIQSRNLVDKLKEASASFEASQQKYLDNSDHVQSKSLSGRPSNNVDQLELSIRPKEKNGIREPSDNNFSVDKYAMQMTKSTTHRKDNTSARPKSSLEKAIRELEKMVAESRPPAIENQEADSSSQAVKRRLPREIKLKLAKVARLAQASQGRISKELLNRLMSILGHLIQLRTLKRNLKVMISMGLSAKQEKDNRFQQRKKEVVDMIKMREQSKAFVQQAGASDDFQEFCSEEKGVFKKKFSMDAALEDKICDLYDLFVDGLDEDAGPQIRKLYAELAGLWPVGFMDNHGIKRAICKAKERRRALHSRHKDQEKIRRKKMLGPRIEETVRAEGNSIVQPQSMRERISSETGSHGLTSADRPVSSSTAAVRMQSPSTNGPLILDRIKQEKLKGTSSNSLDDARVSDGGMIKKKVKRKPELDLNETHYRPEKLPSQTGEERHKSLKQAALPGHKSNLQTTPPPNVEQSS; encoded by the exons ATGGAGGAAGAGAAGGCAGTtggtggtggcggtggcggTGGCGGTGTTGAGTCGTCGAGGGCTTCGTCGTCGTTCGTCAAGGCGGGAGACCGACAGGTTTTCACGGTGGAGCTCCGACCCGGAGAGACCACCATTGTATCGTGGAAGAAGCTTCTGAAAGACGCTAACAAGGTCAATGGATCTACCTCCTCCTCCGTTCCGGAGCCGGCCGCCAACGTCCACCCCGCTCTCGAGCCTTGCATCGTTCCG CCAACTGAGAATGAAGAGAATGATGCAGCTGCTCCAAATCGTTTTAGTGCCGTCATTGAGAAGATTGAACGTCTCTACATG GGTAAGGATAGTAGTGATGACGAAGATTTACGCAATCTTCCTGATGATGATCAATATGATACGGAAGACTCTTTCATAGATGATGCTGAGCTG GATGAATATTTTGAAGTTGATAACTCAGCTATAAAACATGATGGGTTTTTTGTTAATAGGGGGAAGTTGGAACGCAT AAACGAATCTACTGTATTACCTAACCAGCAACCAAAGAAGAGGCGCAGAAAAGATTTGGGAAAGGGTCATGGTGGAAATGATGAATTTCATGCATCATCCAAACATGTAAGGAAGGACAAGACAGCAGCCGCAAATATGAAGGACTCTTCTAGTCCCTCACAAAATTTGGCTGTCACAAGTGAACATTTTCAAGATGTGAAAATCCAGAATCAATTGGGTGCTACTGGAATTTCTTCCAAAAAGAAATCTGTTGATGTTGATACCAAAATGATATTTGATCCCTCTGTATCTCAAAAAGTTTCTAATGGTGATGCTTCTGTATCTCTAGCTGAAGTAAGGGATGTTGATAGGCAGAAGACAGGAGTCATTCAATCTAGGAACCTTGTTGACAAATTGAAAGAAGCAAGTGCATCCTTTGAAGCTTCCCAGCAGAAATACCTTGACAATAGTGATCATGTACAATCTAAATCTCTATCTGGAAGGCCATCAAACAATGTTGATCAGTTGGAATTGTCAATTAGGCCGAAAGAAAAGAATGGCATCCGCGAACCATCTGACAACAATTTTTCTGTGGATAAGTATGCCATGCAAATGACA AAATCAACAACACATAGAAAGGATAATACTAGTGCTAGGCCAAAAAGTTCACTAGAAAAGGCTATCCGAGAGTTAGAGAAGATGGTTGCTGAAT CGAGGCCACCGGCTATTGAAAATCAAGAGGCAGATTCTTCATCCCAGGCAGTTAAAAGGAGATTACCTCGAGAAATAAAGCTGAAACTGGCAAAAGTTGCTAGACTAGCG CAGGCAAGCCAAGGGAGAATATCCAAGGAGTTACTTAACCGCCTTATGAGCATTCTTGGACATCTAATTCAGCTCAGAACATTGAAG AGAAACTTGAAAGTCATGATTAGTATGGGTCTGTCAGCGAAACAGGAGAAAGATAATAGGTTTCAACAGAGAAAGAAGGAAGTAGTTGACATGATTAAAATGCGGGAGCAATCGAAG gCATTTGTGCAGCAAGCTGGAGCATCAGatgattttcaagaattttGTTCTGAAGAAAAAGGAgtctttaaaaagaaatttagtaTGGATGCTGCATTAGAAGACAAAATTTGTGATCTCTATGATCTTTTTGTTGAT GGGCTGGATGAAGATGCAGGTCCACAAATTAGGAAGTTATATGCAGAG CTTGCAGGATTGTGGCCAGTTGGTTTCATGGACAACCACGGGATCAAAAGAGCGATTTGCAAGGCAAAAGAGAGGCGGAGGGCACTGCATAGCAGACATAAG GATCAGGAAAAAATCAGAAGGAAGAAGATGCTGGGACCTAGAATAGAGGAGACTGTTCGAGCGGAGGGTAATTCAATTGTGCAGCCACAGTCTATGCGTGAGCGCATATCTTCAGAAACTGGCAGCCATGGTTTAACTTCAGCAGACAGGCCAGTTTCTAGTTCAACAGCAGCAGTCAGGATGCAGAGCCCCTCAACCAATGGTCCTCTTATTTTGGACAGGATAAAACAAGAGAAGTTAAAGGGAACCTCGAGCAATTCCCTGGATGATGCAAGGGTGTCTGATGGTGGAATGATAAAGAAGAAGGTAAAGCGGAAGCCAGAACTGGACCTAAACGAAACCCATTACCGACCCGAGAAGTTACCTTCTCAAACGGGAGAGGAGAGACACAAGTCCCTCAAGCAGGCTGCTCTTCCCGGCCATAAATCAAACCTTCAGACAACTCCTCCTCCAAACGTTGAGCAGTCAAGCTGA